A stretch of DNA from Macrotis lagotis isolate mMagLag1 chromosome X, bilby.v1.9.chrom.fasta, whole genome shotgun sequence:
CTGTAAATCATGTCAACTTTCTATAAATTTACAGAGCCCCTAGAGCGTACAGACTAAACTCTGTCTTCTAGGAGGAACTTGACCACTTTGTGGTTCTTGTTCTCTAATTCTCAGGGAGCTTAATTGCCCAGGGATCTCCTCACTAGACCATTCCTGAATCTGGGGCAGGCTTCACTGCCCTGGAGATTCCCCTGCCCTGAAGTTTCTATCCTTCAGAACTAGAACACCTCCATCACACATTTGCTTTTCTCCAGTTCCTTCTTAGTTTTTGTAGGGTCTGGGTTTGCCAAGTAGGTTAGATGAAAGTACTTATTATAGtttctctttattattctttattcagTTTGACCACTTTTAATCTTTTCTGAAATATGTGGAAATGGACTCCTTTGTTCCTATACACTCCACCATCTTAATAGTCAACATACCAAAtcaaatcagcaagcatttattaagaatttaactATTTACCAGGCATTGTGCCAAGCACTGTAATTACAAACACAGagtctcttccctcaagaagctcacattctaatgggggatgaaaacacaaaaggaacccaaaaagggaagggagaaaagaaagtacCCACAAAGGGATGTGATAGAATAAGTCTAAAGAGTCAGAAGTGGACCATTGCAATGATAATGAAGTAGATTGTACCTCTAAGTAAATCCTCTTAACTTTGATTCCCACCAGTCCCAGAAAGGTGATGAACTGTTATCACTGGAGACAACTCAACTCTGTGGATGCTGTCAGCTTTATGATGCTACCTATAAAGATATCAATAAGCAatgtgtccagggtcacaaacgATTCATCACTGAACAGGGTTTCATAAAAAATCTTGTACAGAGCTACTTGTCTTTGGTCTGGGAGGTCCACAAAGACaagaaattttcttcttcctcctgctCTAATAGcagttcttcttttaaaatttgctttatggggcagctaggtggagcagtggataaagaaccgaccctggagtcaggagtatctgggttcaaaaccagtctcagacacttaattacctagctgtgtggccttgggcaagccacttaaccccatttgccttgcaaaaaaaaaaaaacctaaaaaaaacttacTTTATGGTCCCAGATTCAGGAATGTTCTAGTGAGGAGATCTCTGGACAATTAAGCTTCTTGAGAACTTGAGAACAAGAGCTACAAAGTGATAACACTCATACTTGGTAGGGATGAGTTATCCAGGCTCAGAATTCTCATCCATGGTATCTGGTATGAAGGGTGAGGAAAGCTCTCCAAAGATCCCAGAAACAAGATCAATAGACAGAAAATATCTTGCTTTGATTCTTCTAGCCATTTTTATATCCTTATGTTGAGAAATATTCTGTAGTTActttatctactttgccactTAATTAAAATACCCTAGTTATAATATTGATTTGTCATTTGACCAAGTAGTAAAAAGTAAAATGCGTTAATAGGGGCTTATGACCTGTGATTTTGGAGAGATTCTGACAACATGCTATCGAGAACCTGAGATAGAGAATTGCAAAGATTGAGGGGAACCATGTACTACATGAAAATACCATATTTATGATAACTATTAATTTCAAAAATCTATAATAGATCAAGATGTTGCTGTACTTATATTGTCCCTTTTCCTTGGATTTGTGAACTCaggtatatttttcttcttccaaatttgAAAGCTATGGCTTTAGATTATACAACAAATTCATACTTACCTATTTCAGATTTTATTTCTCCCCGCTCTCACAAGAGAATCATAATGTCTTATAGAATAATCTTAATAAATTGCTATAATTGCCTTCTCAAATAATTTTGACTATCCCATTGGTCATTAGAAACTCACCCACTTAGCTAGGCTTGTCCTTGGACAATAGATTGATGGACATAGTCCCTTGTAAATCTCTATACTTAAACCGTTCTGGTTTGGTAAGATCTATCGTGGTTGGTGCTATATTGACATAGCCTTCAATAATGTAGGGTCGCATACTTGACATGGTGAAACATCAGAAAAGGATTTTAATGGGGATATtaagcagaaaataaaatctagaatttttaaaaccctattaaatatacacatatatatcatatttgaACTTTTATCAGAGTAATTCATATAAATgtcttatttctttcattctagACTATAAAATCTCATCCCATCCTTGCTCTAGAAAAGATGTCTTAGAATTTGCAACTATAATTCTGTTGCCTTTGGAATTATAAGAATTTGCTATGGAAACAGAAATTCCATCAGTTGTTCCAATTTCATCATAAGAAGAATTTATCAGTAAGCAAAGATCTTTTTTCATTCAATGTCAAGAAACAGTTGGAGATAAAGTCCAGTAATGGACTTACCTGCAGCCGAAGAAGCAAAAGAGGCTCCTCAGTCTGACACTTCCGAGGTCAAAAAAGATGAATTCGAGAAATGGTAAGAAAGCAAGGGAACTATTAGAATTAACTTGTCCCTGGACAAAACAGGAAAATATCTAAACCAAAAATTAGGGAACAATTTGATAAATCTCTCTGGGCATCTTATACAAAAGACATTTGTTTTAACTTCAAAAGTAATAGcagaaaatattcaaagaataccAAGAATGGATTATTTCAAGCTTTATGGATTATACAAACTAAGGGTAACAAATTGTGGCTTCCTTTGGAAAAGGAGAGGAATTACCTTTaggtaattaaattaaaattctttaagCTATTTTTAGGGAATAAAGTTTGTGGGGTAGAATCTAGGATTCAGGAGAAATTACaacattcacttcttttttttcactgCTCTCTCCCATATTTTGCCCCAAGTGACACTGGTTCAGATATATTTAGGGCAAATTTCAAGGGGGAAAGTTAATATTCAGCTGGAGCAGCCCAGCCTCAACTCCTTTTGGTGGAATGGGACACTTAAGCATTTCATTTCATCTATTCATATTACATGAGATTTCAGACTTTTTTTAGAAAAgatgcttcattttcttttatatatctttcCCTCACCCTACACCTGAGTTGCCACAGGATCAAACATAACAAAATTCAGGTACTTGCCAGTAATTTCATTGAACCTTAGGACTGATAATGGATCTTAGTGTATGCAGTTCCTAGATGTCCTTTCTTCTCAATCTTTCTTCTCCAGGACCAACCTGATACACTTGCCAAGGTTTTCTTTAAGACAAGAGCAAATTCCCAGGTATTACGTGATGGGCTGGAAACAAGACATGAAATACAGGAAACTGCACCTAAAGGTATTAGGACTGGAGACTGTACTcaaattttacatacatatacatacacatatataaaatgcagcataatatattattatatgtttaattatataaGCATAATTAATTcaatagaaatacaataaaataaatatatctaaaataCATATGTATTAAATTtagttgatttaatttaattgtcatgatattatgtattattatgtatttagttttatatattcaGAGAATATGTATAGACATAATTATATGTTTCAATatctgaactcttttttttaggggtttggtttttttttgcaaggcaaatggggttaggtgacttgcccaaggccacacagctaggtaattattaagtgtctgaggtctgatttgaacccaggtactcctgattccagggccagtgctctatccactgtgccacctagctgcccctgtaatatGGATTTGATAACCTCTacagttccttccagttctaatcttaaaataattctaaatggggcagctaggtggtacagtggctagagcactggctagagcactggccctggagtcaggaggacctgagttcaaatccatcctcagacatttaattatgtagttgtgtgaccttgggcaaatctcttaaccccactgccttaaataaataaaaaaaaatttaaagtttataTTGTACATTCTGTTTGAGTATCATAAATAAAGGTTATaatgttatttttcatcatttcattgtTAGTTAAagggtaaataaaaaaagaacatagaattTGTTTTGTCTGACTTTTATTTGTAacaagggttttatttttcttcctaaataagagaagagagtaagaggaaaaaatagtggcttttcactgataaaaaaattaaaatttaatttttgtcaaatgaaagAGAGGACCTAGAAGCAGAAATTCATGTCCCTTTCTGAACATAGAAAATATATTGCTATGTTGCACATATAAATTTACCAAGGACATAAACTGAcctgatttcttaaaaaaaaaaagctcatattTTCACACTGACATGACATAGTAGTCGAGTGGCACTTTGAGAGAAAGGACCAAACATAATCAAGATAACCTTCTACCCTGGACTccatgaggacagggactgttttatttttctctttgtgttcCCAGCATCTGGCTCAATGACTAGCACAAAGCATATGCTTTATAAGTTCTTatcaattaatttaaataaataatcaaaaggaataagagatttttttaaaagaccactCAGACAAATGAtgtgcttttaaaataatatattatctgTACTTGGATAATCAATTCCAAATATTTCAAACCAActagaaagataattttcattaagAATATGCTTTGCTAAATCAGGGAAGAGTTGTAGATTTAGGAAGCAATCAAATTGGTTAATCATATTATTTGATTCAAAATAGCAATGCATGAGTGACTTATGtatagcataataataaaaaGCATTTGTTTATTCAATGATGCCTGACTTTGTTTGCCCCTCCCCTATCCACCAGGTTTGCAGAGCCGTAGACCTTAGGTTAGGGAGTGATGGCAGGAAGTGAAAAGCTGCTGTCATTCTCTACACTGGAGATAAAACTACTTTGCTAAAGGTTAGAGGGGGAGGTAGGGGTATGATAGTGGCATCAACCTTTACCTCTCCTGAGTCTGTTTATCTCCCAACAGAGAATATGCCCCAGATTAACTTCAACAACCACCCACCGTGGTGGTCTCACTAGTTGTTTTATGATCTTTATCTTTGTCTCATGAAGCATATTGCTCCATTAATTCTTGTGTCCTTTCTCCTAGAGTTTTTCTAAACCTCTCTTCACTTAGAACTGTCTTTAAAagttgatttaaaatttttttttatattatttacccTGGACACTTTTTGTGAAACTTCTGCCAGGCATCAAAAACTTAGTTGTGGTTCTTcatgaagaaaaatttatttagtcCAAAGGGGAGAAAATTTATGGGGAAGATTGTTATAGTCAAATTATTTGGAAGACCTTCAATGGAAGaaagattagacttgttctgcttggTTTTAGCCAGCAAAACTAAGAACAATAGGTGGGAGGATAGATTTCTtcttaataaaagggaaaatatcttCATAATTAGATTTGTCCAGAAGCCAAATAGACTACTATAACTTTAGAAATTCAATCAGTTGGGGATGTTAAATATGCCTACTTTAGTATAGGTTCTACTAGATTTGTCTCTGACGTCCctttcagttccaaatctatgTTCCTAGGAACCTTTGAAATATAAAGCAAacgggggcagctaagtggcacagtggatagagcaccggccctggagtcaggagtaccttgagctcaaatctggcttcagacacttaataattacctagctgtgtggccttgggcaagtcacttaaccccatcgccttgcaaaaaaccttaaaaaaataaatataaagcaaaggTCATTTGTatactatgtatatgtataacttgTTATTTCTTTCCTCAGCATGCACAGCAGGGTGGGATCTACTCTGGTCCTTTAGAAGAAAGCCTGTTTCTGGAACACACTGAAAGACTTTGCCATGGGGAAGATCGAGAgaatgttttaaagaaaattcccTTTCCCATAAAAATAGGTGATATGCCTTTGCATTCTCCTCTTTCCAAATATCAGAGTTCTATTATTTCTCGTGGTTACAGGCGACAACTGAtgtgaaaaaaaaggagaataaaatttCCACGTGTTTAAAACAGTCTGCTTTTtctgacattttaatttttattgagatTTTATAGTATTTGTCTTCATAATTGTAATTATATTAACTTATGAATTATGCTTGAAGTGGGAGAAAGCTAGCATTCTTTTTTTGGTGACTTCctcccactttaaaaaaaaaggtgcatTAAAGCTTCATAAAGTCTATTAGCCTAAAGCCTGCAAGTTATTCTCTCTGTATCCTAAAGTTTTAGTCCCAGACCCCACTGTCTTACAAATTCCAAGTGTCAATTGAGTTGGGGTAAAAAGTCAGGAGCcattattcttccttttatttttatcctgaCTCTGCTGTCCCTAGACCTCCAGCTATGGATGCTGTTGGAATTATAAAAAACCCCACAATTCAGTTTCCTAGACAATAATGAAGGAATTTTTTGATACAGATAGCTATACCCGACCAATAATCATAGGgaaaactaattaattaaaaaaggaagatttttatcCTCCAAGCTAAGATAGGAATGTCAGACTGAATACATCGACTTCATATATTAGTAATATAACCCAAAACATACTGGTTTCCTGAACATCCTATTCTAAATCTGCCTTCCATGAATTTGTCTAAGTCCTTTCTCTGGTTTATACTTtcagttttccttccttttgagCTAGTAAACTTTCCTGCTATCTGTGGGAAGTACCACTATTATGACTATTAAATGAGACAATCcacaaattcaaaaaaatcatcttacTGGTCTTAGCTATACCATGTACTTTTTGAATTTGTTCTGAGTATGGCTAGATGGAGAAGATAAAGTATCTAGTATGGGGACATGGTTCCGAAATAGGGGAAACCAAGAATAAGGTCAGGAAGGAGAGGAATGAAGGACTGGCTTCATAAGGCCAATATTCATAAAAAATGAAGACTCCAGGAGGAAGCTGGTCTTACAAAAGAATATTCTGGGTAGAAAAGGAAGGTTGATTGGTTCAGATTGAGGAGACCTCAGAAACTGGCAGAAGTTTCCAAGATAAGTGATTATACTTTAGAAATTTGTGAGTAGGGCCACGaggggtgtgtatgtgtatgtgtgtgtatgtatgtaaatatatatgtatatattatatatgtatgtctaatTCTATTAATCTATTGCTCAAAAGCTTTCAGTATCTTATTTCCTAAGGAATAAAATCCAAACCTTTTAGACTAATGCTCCCTCCTCACTTCCACTCCTTAATTCActtctaacttccttcaaagctcagatTGAATATACCTCCCACAAGCAGTCTTTCCTAAATGATTTTCACTCTCTCCTTCCAACTAGTTGTCACTAGAGTGATGGacaagtgctgggcctggagtcaggaagacctcagttcaaaaccagtcatagacatttactagctgcatgaccctgggcaagttatttgtgtttacttcactttctttaactgtaaaatgagaattataatagcaacttcacaaggttgttttaagaatcaaatcagtaaatgagatatttgtaaaagcacttacataaatatttatttctttttctttctcactccaaattatcttgcatttatttaGAAGTGTTTTGTTATTCCCCCCAAAATATTATTGTGGGTTGGGAtggtttgggttttgtttttctttgcctaGTGCTTAGTATATAGTAGGCACATGATGTTTCTTGAATTCAAGACTCTTCATAATCTACCTTTCCCAACCATCTTCAGTAATACTTTGTCTCACCAAACTGGGCAATTCACTTTCTCTCCATGTCTAGAATAACTCACTTCCAATTCTCATAATTTAAGTCATCTTTATCCTTCAAAATCCTGCAAATCAGCTtgaattctatttctttcctgattcccttacTCCAGAGCAAcacatttaaactccatagtacattttttgtacctctcaaatgttctctcacacacacacacacacacacacacacacacacacacacacacacacacaattttttaaagcttaaatcaatgggattaagtaacttgcccaaggttatgaTCCAAGGAGTGTGAGGCTTTTACCCTTTCTCTCCAAAGGGTCCCCAGTTCTAGATACATGATCCTGAATTAGATTCAGTCTTGAGAAAGCCTGACTTCTTGGGGTAGGAAGAGTATGTACTCCAATGTCTGGGCTAGCCTTTTTCCTTCAAAGATACTGAAAATATCTTCAAGACTTAAGTGGTTCAGAGAGCTGAAGGTTCAGACCCTTAAcaattcttcctgattttctTGGTACAAAAAGCTAACAAGAACTCCAGATCCTCTCTGATGTTTGACCAGAAGACCATCTTGGACAACACAGAGATAGGTGTGGGGTACTAAACTGAATCAACAGCTGTTTTATACTAGTCCTAAGAAAATCAAAGGGAGAAAGTAGATTCACCATTGTACCAGCAAGAAGCCTCAACTCAGTCACACACTAcagattttttggtttattttttgttttgttttttaataaactgAATTGCAAGCCCTGGAAAGGAAAAGCTAAAGAGATTACAACTTTTCCATGTGCCACTGCCACAAGCACCACTGCATTCTTTGAGAGTCTTTGTCTCTCACTTGAGAGATCTTTCAAATCTTACTGTACTACAAATTCTCCTTTACATTCCTGCTTCTCTTGAGCTTAGAAGACATAAAATCAAGTTTTTAGCAACTTGGGTCTCCACTGAGGGAGTCAGTCCAGACTTAGAGAAGGGCAGTTACATTTGATTTCTTATTTACATTTCTGTCATGTCTTGATTAAATGCCTTTGTTAATAGATTTGCATTTCTATTGTTTGATCTgccttattttatttgatggaatcttgtagtcttgtagattcattcctttctaactgttcaattctaatttttaggattttattttcttcaattatcttctgtgttgCCTTtaccagttggttatttttacttttaatggaattgatttctttggtcaacttgtcacaattttcctgcatgactttcagttctttttttccatttttcttcttcctctcttctttcatttttaaattctttttaagcactttaatgagcttttgtattcAAGTCCCATTTATAatctgttttgatacttccccatgagtgatttttcagttttcttcttcagacatggtagtttgctgtcatctttatccgTGAAggatttttctatagtgagcactcttttaacTTTTTGGCTCATCTTTATTGTTGCAGCATCACTTTGCTACTCAATAAGCTCTAGTGGgttttgaaggacttttaaaagtcaaacacgGATTTTATTCCTGAAGGTAACAGGAACCCACTAGAGCTTATTGAGTAGCAAAGTGATGCAGTGAGatctatattttaggaaattttaGCATTCTGGCCAGCTGAGTAGAGGATGGACAGAGTGGGGAGGCAAGGAGATCAATCACAAGGTAGGAAGTAATGAGGGTCTACATTCTCACttgatatatgtatgcatgcatggtCTGAGCAAAGAAGAAAGCAGAGAAGAAGGTAGAATTTATAGAATCTGGATACCCAACAGATTGGATgtgaaggaaaaaagtgaataGAGGAATATGATACATAGATGGCAAGCCTGAGTGACTCAGAGGATAATagaggaagttaggaagagggaagagttTTGGgacaaaagataatgaatttggtTTTGGACACATTGAGTTTAGGATTGCTGTGGGACATCTAAAGAAGTATGTGATGTGCGATTCACATCAGGAGATTCACAAGGAAGAAAGATTAGCACTAGATAAATAGATCCAAAAATCATTTgaatagagatgatcattgaactcATGGAAGCTAAAGGACCATTACTGATCTCTTATGTATAGAAAAAGGAGTgaagagggtccaggacagaaCTTAGTGATTAGTGAACATGGCAATGAATCAAGTACTTTCAAAGAAAGCTGAGGAGCAGTAATAAAGGGatgaagaaaaccaagagagTGCAATGTTACCAAAAACAATggtaggagagaagaaagaactcAGGAGTCTGATTGATAGTGTCAAGATCAGATAGATAAAGGAtgataaagctagaaaaaaggaaatgagattaagaGAATActgggagccaagatgatgatgatgcttgccctttcttcttgaagaagaccatgatatcagggagatgatgccttgacaagcacataatttgaatttgagtaagaaggtgctgtgcttagtcaccagggaccagatatgaaatcaggaccattggagatagccctggatgtgaggcaatcagggttaagtggcttgtccaaggacacacagcaagtaagtggcaaatgtctgaggctggatttacactcctgtcctcctgactttaaggcCAGTCCATTGTTCCATCTAACAGCCAGGGGAGACAAGATAATAGTTTAAAAGAAACCTACTtgaactctcttttttttctttattaaagattttatttgagttttacaatttttcccccaatcttacttcccgcccccacagaaaacaatctgtcagtctttactttgtttccatgttgtacattgatccaaattgagtgtgatgagagaaaaatcatatccttaaggaaggaaacaaaaagtctaagagataa
This window harbors:
- the SPMIP10 gene encoding sperm-associated microtubule inner protein 10, with the protein product MDLPAAEEAKEAPQSDTSEVKKDEFEKWTNLIHLPRFSLRQEQIPRYYVMGWKQDMKYRKLHLKHAQQGGIYSGPLEESLFLEHTERLCHGEDRENVLKKIPFPIKIGDMPLHSPLSKYQSSIISRGYRRQLM